The sequence CGCCCTCGAAGGAGCGCGCGCGACCGCCGCGTACGACTTCGTCGCGGGCCCCCCGACGCGCTTCGACAAGGACGCCTGCACCGGTTCCCTCGCCGAGGCGGTCACGAAGTGCGAGCCGCTGCCGCTCATCACGACGCACTACTCTCTCGCCACCGACCTGCACAACAAGGTCACCGCGGGCAGGCCCTACTCGTTCACCCTGAGCGGGCACCGCGTCACCGGATTCAAGGGCAGCACCCGGCTCAAGGGCGCGACCGTGGACGTCAGCTTCGACAACGGCAAGACCTGGCAGCACGCGAAGACCGCCCGCACCACGGGCACCAGCTTCCGCGTCTCCTACCCGCAGCCGCGCCGCTCCGCGAGCTCCGGCACCGTGGCCCTGCGCGCCACGCTGTGGGACGGGCAGGGCAACAGGACGGAGGAGACCGTACTGCGCGCGTACACCCTCAAGTGACGCACCAAGCGGCCCACCGCTGAGCACCGGGCCGGGCGTCCCCAGGGGGCGCCCGGCCCTTCGGCGCGGCCCACCCCGCCTTCAGGGCTCGCGCCCCCGCGGCTTCAGCGGCACCCGCCGGACAGCGGGCGCGGCCAGCCGCGCGCCGCCCCACCCGTGGACCTCGCCGAAGGGGTCGCTCGTCATCCAGCCCTCACAAAACCGCCGATCTCCTCCTGCGCGCGGCCCACGTTCCACCGCATCAGGAGCTTCTCCTCGATGGGCTCACCGCCCAGGTGCATCGCCCTGGCGTCGGAGACCGCCCGCAGCGGGAGGCCCCTACGGCCGCGGCCGAGGTAGAGCAACGTCCCGGGCATGACAGGGACTACGTCGGCGGACCGCTCGCGTGACATCGCGAGCACCGCCTCATTCATCGGGCCTGGACCCGCTCCAGTACCTGGATGCCGAGGTCCAGCGCTTCCTTCGGCTCGCGCGTCGATTGCTGCAGGTCGACGAAACAGCCCTCGGCGCCCAGTTCGCGCATCCCCAGCAGGGTGTCGGCGATCTCCGGCACGCCGACACCCGGCGCCGGGTTGTACCGGATCAGCCGCCGCAGCGCGTCGGGGTCGCGGCCCGCTTCGTCGGCCGCACGGCGCGCGGTGTCCCACAAGGCGGTGTACGCGGGTTCGGGGAGGACCGTGCCGACCCAGCCGGCCGCCCGGCGCCCGATCCGGCGCATCGCGGCCGGTGAGAAGCCGCCCAGGTACACCGGCGGGCCGCCCGGTGCCGCCGGGCGAAGGCCCACGTAGGAGCGCGGGATCGTCCAGTGCGTGCCCTCGTGCGCGAACTCCTCCTGCGTCCAGTACGCGTCGAGCACGTCGAGGATTTCCTCGAGCAGCGCGCCGCGCTTGTCGAAGTCGGCGTTGACGGCGGTGTATTCGTCGCGCAGCCACCCGATACCGAGCCCCGGGTCCAGGCGCCCGCCGCTCGCGAGGTCGAGCGAGGTGAGGGACCTGGCGAGCAGCAGCGCCGGATACCAGGGCGCGTTGAGTGTGCTGGTGCCCAGGCGCGCCCTGTGTGTACTCGCCGCGGCGAGCGTCAGCACGACGAGAGGGTCGAGGAAGGTCTTGTACTGCGGCGGGTAGGGGACGTCAGGAGTGTGGCCCGGGTAGAGGTCGCTGGGTGAGACGGGGGCCAGGGAGCGGTCGCCGACCCACAGGGAGTCGAATCCGGCGTCCTCGGCGTCGCGCGCGAACGCGCTGATCGCCTCGGGCCGCGCGTGTGTGCCGTACTGAGGTAGTGCGATACCCATGTCCATGGCCCAGTGTGTGCACGGAAGGGGTGCGGTGCGCCAGGGGGCGTCCCGTCCTAGTCAGCCGTACCAAGACGCCCCCGCCGTCAGCGACCTGGTGATGAGTCAGCGGGTCGGAGCGTCGAAGCGCGGTTGCGTCGTGAGCAGGTGGGACACGTCCGACCCCGGCGCCAGTTCCCGGGGCGCGGCGTCCCGCGTGAACAACCGGGCGGGGCGGGCGCCTTCGACGCGGGCCGTCTCGTCCTCGACGCGCAGCCAGGAGCCCTCGCGCAGGCCGAGGACCGGGACGTCGTTCTCCTCCAGGAACTCGGTGAGGCGTTCCTCGCGGGTCTCGCCCTTGTGGGTGCTGGTGGGGTCCGGGTCCAGGTAGTGGGGGTTGATCTGGAACGGCACGAGGCCCAGCGTCTCGAAGGAGGGCGGCTGCACGATGGGCATGTCGTTGGTGGTCCGCAGGGTGGGCGCCGCCATGTTGGTCCCGGCGCTGGCGCCCATGTACGGCAGCCCGGCGCCGACGGCGCCCGCCACGGCCTCGCGCAGCCCGGTCCGGTACAGGGCGCCGAGCAGGCGGAAGGAGTTGCCGCCGCCGATGAACACGGCGTCGGCGGCCTCCAGCGCGGCGACCGGGTCGGTGTGCTCGTGGACGCCGTGCACGGCGATCCCGGCGGGCTCCAGGGCCTCGCGGACGCGTGCGGTGTACGTGTCGTGGTCGGCGAGCGCGTACGGGACGAAGGCGAGCCGGGCTCCGGTGGGCAGGAACGCGGTGACGGTGTCGAGGGCGTGTTCCAGGTAACCGCGGCCGTGCTGGGTGGAGTTGGAGAGCAGGAGCAGATTCACGGGGTTCTTCCTCAGGGTTGTTCGGTCAGGCCGTGGGGGTGCGGCGGGGTTTGGGTTTCGGGCGCTGCGGCGGCTGGGTGAGGCGTTTCTCCAGGCGTGCGGCGGCGAGCCGCAGGGGTTCGAGGCGGTTCTCGGGGGCTCCGTCGAACCGCTCCACGGCGCCGCCGAGGCTGAGGCTTCCGTACGGTTCGCGGCCCAGGAAGACGGGTACGGCGACGGTCGCGATGCCGGTGTCGTACTCCCCGACCGTCCAGGCGTACCCCTGGGCGCGGACCTTCAGGAGTTCCTGCTCCAGCGCGTCCGGGTCGGTGACGGTCCGGTCGGTGAACCGGGCCATCGGGCGGCCCCGGAAGAGCCGGTGGCGCTGCTCGTCCGGCAGGTAGGCGTAGAAGGACTTGGAGGTGGCCCCGGCGTGCGCGGGATAGAGCTCGCCTACGAGGGGGTAGTAGCGCAGCGGTCCTGCCTCGCCCTCCTCGGCGGCCACGCACCGCATGTGGAAGCTGTCGGGCAGGCAGAACAGCACGGTGTCGCCGGTGACCCGGCGCAGTTCCTCCAGGACGGGTCCGGCCAGCAGTTCCAGTGAGCCCGAGCGCTCCCAGAGGCGGCCCAGGCGCAGTACGGCGGGGCCGATCCGGTAGCGGCGGGTGGCGGGGTCGGAGACCAGGAAGCCGCGCCCGGCGAGGGTGGCGAGCAGCCGTTGGGCCACGGAGGTGTCCCAGCCGAACTCGGCGGCCACCTCGGTCACCCCCCAGTCGGGCCGGGTCCGCTCGAACGCGAGCAGCACGAGCAGTGCCCGGTCCACGGTCTGCAGGGCCCCGGCGGGTGTCCGCCGGTCCGTCTCGAATTCCGCCATGACCATCTCACCATTCAGACCTTCGGGTCGTCCTCGCGCGAGCGCGGCCCGAGTTGCAGATAACGGGAAACCATTGCGCTCAACGCTATCCGATCCCGAATCTGCTCTCAGCACCCCGCCCGGGACCCCGGTTCCCCGGCCTCTTCCGGAGGGTGTGACGGATGCGTGAGAAAGGCCCCCATGTTGAAGTACGTACTGGACCTCGTCGAGCTGCTCGACGACCCCCAGGCCAATGGCAAGACGGTCGCCGAGTACCTGGACGCCGCGGCGGGGGCCGAGGGCCCGTCCGCCCAGGTCACCACGGTCGC comes from Streptomyces sp. Tu6071 and encodes:
- a CDS encoding TIGR03619 family F420-dependent LLM class oxidoreductase; amino-acid sequence: MDMGIALPQYGTHARPEAISAFARDAEDAGFDSLWVGDRSLAPVSPSDLYPGHTPDVPYPPQYKTFLDPLVVLTLAAASTHRARLGTSTLNAPWYPALLLARSLTSLDLASGGRLDPGLGIGWLRDEYTAVNADFDKRGALLEEILDVLDAYWTQEEFAHEGTHWTIPRSYVGLRPAAPGGPPVYLGGFSPAAMRRIGRRAAGWVGTVLPEPAYTALWDTARRAADEAGRDPDALRRLIRYNPAPGVGVPEIADTLLGMRELGAEGCFVDLQQSTREPKEALDLGIQVLERVQAR
- a CDS encoding IclR family transcriptional regulator, which encodes MVMAEFETDRRTPAGALQTVDRALLVLLAFERTRPDWGVTEVAAEFGWDTSVAQRLLATLAGRGFLVSDPATRRYRIGPAVLRLGRLWERSGSLELLAGPVLEELRRVTGDTVLFCLPDSFHMRCVAAEEGEAGPLRYYPLVGELYPAHAGATSKSFYAYLPDEQRHRLFRGRPMARFTDRTVTDPDALEQELLKVRAQGYAWTVGEYDTGIATVAVPVFLGREPYGSLSLGGAVERFDGAPENRLEPLRLAAARLEKRLTQPPQRPKPKPRRTPTA
- the pepE gene encoding dipeptidase PepE; the protein is MNLLLLSNSTQHGRGYLEHALDTVTAFLPTGARLAFVPYALADHDTYTARVREALEPAGIAVHGVHEHTDPVAALEAADAVFIGGGNSFRLLGALYRTGLREAVAGAVGAGLPYMGASAGTNMAAPTLRTTNDMPIVQPPSFETLGLVPFQINPHYLDPDPTSTHKGETREERLTEFLEENDVPVLGLREGSWLRVEDETARVEGARPARLFTRDAAPRELAPGSDVSHLLTTQPRFDAPTR